A window of Thermosynechococcus sp. NK55a contains these coding sequences:
- a CDS encoding DUF2499 domain-containing protein, giving the protein MHALSIPTWMVHISSVLEWMAAIWFVAQLDRRCPEQGWRWLAWAMLPALVSAMCACTWHYFDNAVTLAWLVDLQALLTFFGNCTLCGAAAWLWWRSQSAL; this is encoded by the coding sequence ATGCACGCTCTATCAATTCCCACGTGGATGGTGCATATTTCCAGTGTGCTGGAGTGGATGGCAGCCATTTGGTTTGTGGCACAACTGGATCGCCGCTGTCCAGAGCAAGGATGGCGATGGTTAGCCTGGGCAATGCTACCGGCTTTAGTGAGTGCCATGTGTGCCTGTACGTGGCATTACTTTGATAATGCAGTGACACTAGCTTGGTTGGTGGATTTGCAAGCCCTGCTCACATTCTTTGGCAACTGTACCCTCTGTGGTGCAGCGGCCTGGCTCTGGTGGCGATCCCAAAGCGCGCTGTAG
- a CDS encoding DUF3172 domain-containing protein: MPRRSPSPPRPRPQTRRPPEPESKSAVNTRTLAILGGVFIIGVGVGVTFSKTTTLNPDNVASTQFIDQAAPNPDICVQFGASAIAVDTRIFVTFNPFSVFVSQPSMQPGCVLRANNVALLEQRQLITGEQLRSCRQRLNTFGYVGNLDAKPEISCVYQSTTDKNLFLKLSGLGNGAAGETGNF, translated from the coding sequence ATGCCTCGACGTTCGCCATCTCCACCGCGTCCCCGTCCCCAAACTCGTCGTCCGCCAGAGCCAGAATCCAAGTCAGCGGTGAACACCCGTACCTTGGCAATCTTAGGTGGCGTTTTCATTATTGGGGTTGGCGTTGGCGTCACCTTTAGCAAAACCACGACCCTTAACCCCGATAATGTGGCCTCGACGCAGTTTATTGATCAAGCAGCACCCAATCCCGATATTTGCGTGCAATTTGGTGCGAGCGCGATCGCGGTGGATACGCGGATTTTTGTGACCTTTAATCCCTTTTCAGTTTTTGTGTCCCAACCCTCTATGCAACCGGGCTGTGTTCTGCGGGCCAATAACGTTGCCCTCCTAGAACAGCGACAACTCATTACGGGTGAACAGTTGCGCAGTTGTCGCCAACGGCTGAATACCTTTGGCTATGTCGGCAACCTAGACGCCAAGCCTGAAATTAGCTGTGTCTATCAGAGCACAACGGATAAAAACCTCTTCCTCAAACTCTCAGGCTTGGGTAATGGTGCTGCGGGTGAAACCGGTAATTTCTAG
- a CDS encoding RNA-binding protein — protein sequence MTLYIGNLSYEATENDLREVFEKYGAIRRIVLPVDRETGKRRGFAFVELADETQEAVAIDDLDGATWLGRVLKVNKAKPKQAGGQANSSL from the coding sequence ATGACACTGTACATCGGCAACCTCTCCTACGAGGCCACTGAAAACGATCTTCGCGAAGTTTTTGAAAAATATGGTGCCATTCGCCGGATTGTGTTGCCGGTGGATCGCGAAACCGGTAAGCGACGGGGCTTTGCTTTTGTTGAACTGGCAGATGAAACTCAGGAGGCCGTTGCCATTGATGATCTTGATGGTGCTACATGGCTAGGGCGAGTCCTGAAAGTGAACAAGGCCAAGCCAAAACAGGCGGGGGGGCAGGCAAACTCTTCCTTATAA
- a CDS encoding sodium:proton antiporter, which translates to MESSAELTALFVITVVLGIGAQVAAHWLRLPSIVLLLLVGILSGPSGLGWVHPEVLGEGIEVLVPLCVALILFEGGLSLDLSRADQDITGSLWKLVTVGGLMTFVAGAMAAHWIGEFPWQLAFLYASLVVVTGPTVVGPLLRQVGVEHKLAVILEGEGVLIDPIGAILAVVVLNVVLNQDLGMGAIALGIGQRLAVGALMGGIGGWFLSRFLRRAWFLADDLRNLLVLAVLWGLFWLSDQLVSESGLMMAVVLGLVLRWGEVPGERLLRRFKGQLSTLSISVLFVLLAADLSIAGLLELGWSGVLTVLCLMLIIRPLGVVLCTWGSDLSWQQKAFLSWIAPRGIVAASVASLFAITLTNAGMSGGDAIKGQVFLTILMTVFGQGLTARWVATQLHVRAQGASGVMIAGCTPLGRLLARILRDRGEEVVMIDTDPEAVEQARRDHLPVYLSSGLDLNILQEAGITQLGTYLAVTSNTEVNAVLAQRVLEEFHPPRVLAALELEDCPLGLSPAFALQLSIKKWNQYINTEAVRLGELVIEEERSQLQRQHLDALIRSGKVLPLLVERPEGLRVVRANEEWQVGDRLIYLLHSPKPHTLPAALISGWQMNTQVESVLVPSEAPTPKGT; encoded by the coding sequence ATGGAAAGTAGTGCCGAACTCACCGCCTTGTTCGTGATCACAGTTGTTCTGGGCATTGGTGCCCAAGTGGCTGCTCACTGGCTACGGCTGCCCAGTATTGTCCTGTTGTTACTGGTAGGAATTCTCTCAGGGCCAAGTGGCTTGGGATGGGTTCATCCCGAAGTGTTAGGGGAGGGCATAGAAGTTTTGGTTCCCCTCTGTGTCGCACTCATTCTTTTTGAAGGGGGGCTGAGCTTAGATCTCAGTCGTGCCGACCAAGATATTACAGGTAGCCTGTGGAAGCTAGTGACGGTGGGGGGATTGATGACGTTTGTGGCTGGGGCAATGGCTGCCCACTGGATTGGTGAGTTCCCTTGGCAACTGGCGTTTCTCTATGCCTCCCTTGTGGTGGTGACGGGACCGACGGTTGTGGGTCCCCTGTTGCGCCAAGTGGGTGTTGAGCACAAGTTGGCGGTGATTCTGGAAGGGGAAGGTGTGCTCATTGACCCCATTGGTGCCATTCTGGCGGTCGTCGTGCTGAACGTAGTGCTCAATCAAGACCTCGGCATGGGGGCGATCGCCCTTGGTATTGGTCAGCGCTTGGCTGTAGGTGCCTTGATGGGGGGCATCGGCGGCTGGTTTCTCAGCCGTTTTCTGCGTCGCGCTTGGTTTCTCGCCGACGATCTCCGCAATTTACTGGTGCTGGCGGTTCTTTGGGGCTTGTTTTGGCTCTCGGATCAACTGGTGAGCGAGTCGGGTCTGATGATGGCGGTCGTTCTCGGCTTGGTACTGCGCTGGGGTGAAGTGCCGGGGGAGCGACTGCTGCGCCGCTTTAAGGGACAATTAAGTACCCTTTCAATTTCAGTGTTGTTTGTGCTCTTGGCTGCCGATCTGTCGATCGCGGGTCTGTTGGAGCTGGGTTGGTCGGGGGTGCTCACGGTTCTGTGTTTGATGTTGATCATTCGTCCCCTCGGCGTGGTTCTGTGCACCTGGGGCAGTGATCTCAGTTGGCAACAGAAGGCCTTCCTCAGTTGGATCGCTCCGCGGGGAATTGTGGCGGCCTCGGTGGCATCGCTCTTTGCCATTACCCTGACCAATGCTGGCATGAGTGGCGGGGATGCCATTAAGGGACAAGTCTTTCTAACGATCCTGATGACGGTGTTTGGCCAAGGCTTAACAGCGCGTTGGGTGGCCACTCAACTGCATGTCCGTGCCCAAGGGGCTTCAGGGGTGATGATTGCCGGTTGTACCCCCCTCGGTAGGCTGCTGGCGCGGATTTTGCGCGATCGCGGCGAAGAGGTAGTGATGATTGATACCGATCCAGAGGCGGTGGAGCAGGCTCGCCGTGACCACCTGCCCGTCTATCTCAGCAGTGGCCTTGACTTGAATATCTTGCAGGAGGCCGGCATTACCCAGTTGGGCACCTATTTGGCGGTTACCAGTAACACAGAGGTGAATGCCGTGTTGGCACAGCGCGTCCTCGAAGAATTTCACCCGCCACGGGTCCTGGCTGCCCTTGAGCTAGAGGATTGTCCCTTGGGGTTGAGTCCAGCCTTTGCCCTACAACTGTCGATCAAAAAATGGAATCAATATATCAACACGGAGGCAGTTCGTCTTGGGGAACTGGTCATTGAGGAGGAGCGATCGCAATTGCAACGCCAGCACCTTGACGCCTTGATACGCTCTGGAAAAGTGCTTCCCCTCCTGGTGGAACGGCCAGAGGGATTGCGGGTGGTGCGAGCCAATGAAGAGTGGCAAGTGGGCGATCGCCTGATTTACCTGCTCCACAGCCCCAAACCCCACACACTGCCGGCGGCCCTTATTTCTGGCTGGCAGATGAATACCCAAGTGGAATCAGTTCTTGTCCCCAGTGAAGCCCCTACCCCCAAAGGAACCTAA
- a CDS encoding GAF domain-containing protein — protein sequence MTSAKSPKVSPPLAALVNTIKQLQQQEQIGGLIAPLVSFAQEALGMSFLWLGLYNEGSKQLIGQGGTTPLGDHPFLKQKLTLAAGSLLDQVLMNRKPISLPSLKEEPRLGELREAATRLGIEGTAIYPIVRHRQPLGILIIGSTTWGDTLRGDDLAHMSLLVSTLGPELERLTATKATKAVPEAKQAAAPTITSDDPIRHLLQEASRANSFGQRIEALLLAVHQFSQPQRTSLFWRDLEQPLYRRRSYTVGKPQGRESQRQPLAITQQELAGCYTAFASGQIVSVSDSQSVVSATAPLRLMQMLNCRALLATPILVGTDVVGFLTFERNEPYPWNDNEKKLLQVTAELLALAAPTERLEHLLAQTRHAQSLASELAQAICEEQDWRRVLHRAGEKLAADLGAQWVFLLTYNSLTQAFDVLFQYPAPRGRDRHPPFPPLPKMDWQLLETATTAIALEDYSNELRLYSWREVLSKLNIQSLLVATTTPGHSLEALLLAGRTEPTVWGKSQQTLVQEVARILGLISHQWQLQNTNTQQEQVRSAMLAGLRALQRTQNLERLEMTGLQQLMNLMQVPLVALVTWRPGQTVGSIVAPPPSHPKFAIRNDTEIAIYEDPLIHSALMASQADVSGNPYAWLIQTTAAELDPRTREWLSGPDMGQILAIALRTDPEYEPSGVLIVADRRDRLWSTLHLEAFITLVNHLAWAHRSTSLIQMLTQGWQTLETLNWYKHRRLEQVYGQLASLCNQLTQWVQQHPEADSLLRRLGTLLQTQLESLHPLLSHEVWQLDKATQTAGLAVVLKRVMDRIENWKQRKQLWIQVHNQPVLTLNGDLSKLELILYELLLFACQRSPSQGRIDIWCQQMEGMGQGGKMESWLELSITDNGEVEPQLLIKLHQLEHLDWLAPSSLDQPPGRHLKICCHLCQRLGYSLDMYKLEDGRFLSRLLIPLNNGDTGTFELQSSQPRQ from the coding sequence ATGACCTCTGCGAAATCCCCGAAGGTCAGCCCCCCCTTGGCGGCACTGGTCAACACCATCAAACAGTTACAACAGCAAGAGCAAATTGGGGGACTCATTGCTCCTTTGGTGAGCTTTGCCCAAGAAGCCCTTGGCATGTCCTTTCTTTGGTTGGGGCTGTACAATGAAGGCTCCAAACAACTCATTGGCCAAGGGGGCACAACGCCCCTCGGTGATCATCCCTTTCTCAAACAGAAACTGACCCTTGCTGCAGGCAGCCTTCTCGATCAGGTGTTGATGAACCGCAAGCCCATTAGTTTGCCCAGTCTCAAGGAAGAACCTCGCCTAGGAGAATTACGGGAAGCCGCTACCCGTTTGGGTATTGAAGGCACCGCTATCTATCCCATTGTCCGCCATCGTCAACCCCTTGGCATTCTTATAATTGGCTCCACCACATGGGGCGATACACTGCGGGGAGATGATTTGGCCCACATGAGCCTCCTAGTCAGTACCCTGGGCCCGGAACTGGAACGCCTAACAGCGACCAAAGCAACGAAAGCGGTACCAGAAGCAAAGCAAGCGGCTGCTCCCACAATTACCAGTGATGACCCCATACGCCATCTGCTGCAGGAGGCCAGCCGTGCCAATAGCTTCGGCCAACGTATTGAAGCGCTGTTGCTGGCAGTACACCAATTTTCTCAACCTCAACGTACCAGCCTCTTTTGGCGAGATTTGGAGCAACCCCTCTATCGGCGGCGTAGTTACACTGTGGGTAAACCCCAGGGCCGCGAGAGCCAGCGGCAACCCCTAGCGATTACGCAGCAGGAGTTAGCCGGTTGTTATACTGCCTTTGCCAGTGGCCAAATCGTGAGCGTCAGCGATAGTCAAAGTGTCGTCAGTGCCACCGCACCCTTGCGGCTGATGCAAATGCTCAACTGCCGTGCCCTTCTGGCAACCCCGATTCTGGTGGGCACGGATGTCGTGGGCTTTCTCACATTCGAGCGCAATGAGCCTTACCCTTGGAACGACAACGAGAAGAAACTCCTGCAAGTCACCGCAGAGCTATTGGCCTTGGCAGCGCCCACTGAACGCCTGGAACATCTCTTGGCCCAAACCCGGCATGCCCAAAGCTTGGCGAGTGAGTTGGCTCAAGCCATCTGTGAGGAGCAGGACTGGAGGCGGGTGCTCCACCGGGCGGGCGAAAAGTTAGCGGCGGATCTAGGGGCGCAGTGGGTCTTTTTGCTGACCTATAACTCCCTGACCCAAGCCTTTGATGTCCTGTTTCAGTATCCCGCTCCCCGGGGGCGCGATCGCCATCCGCCCTTCCCGCCATTGCCAAAAATGGATTGGCAGCTTCTGGAAACAGCCACAACCGCCATTGCCCTTGAGGACTACAGCAATGAATTGCGCCTTTACTCTTGGAGGGAGGTTCTCAGCAAGCTGAATATCCAGTCCCTTCTGGTGGCAACCACCACCCCTGGCCATTCCTTGGAGGCGCTGCTGCTGGCGGGGCGCACTGAACCCACCGTTTGGGGCAAAAGTCAGCAAACTCTTGTGCAGGAGGTGGCTCGTATCCTTGGCCTGATTAGCCATCAGTGGCAACTGCAAAACACCAATACGCAGCAGGAGCAGGTACGATCGGCAATGTTGGCGGGGTTAAGGGCCCTGCAACGCACCCAAAACCTCGAGCGTCTTGAAATGACGGGCTTGCAGCAGCTCATGAATTTGATGCAGGTGCCCCTTGTGGCTTTAGTGACTTGGCGACCCGGTCAAACCGTTGGCTCAATTGTGGCACCGCCCCCCAGCCATCCCAAGTTTGCCATTCGCAACGACACTGAGATTGCCATCTACGAGGATCCCTTGATCCACAGTGCCCTGATGGCCTCCCAAGCCGACGTCAGTGGCAATCCCTACGCTTGGTTGATTCAAACCACGGCCGCTGAACTGGATCCCCGTACCCGTGAGTGGCTGTCAGGCCCAGACATGGGCCAGATTTTGGCGATCGCCCTGCGCACTGATCCAGAATATGAACCGTCGGGAGTGCTGATTGTTGCCGATCGCCGCGATCGCCTCTGGTCAACCTTGCACCTAGAGGCCTTCATTACCCTTGTCAACCATTTAGCTTGGGCACACCGCAGCACCTCCCTCATTCAGATGCTCACCCAAGGCTGGCAGACCCTTGAAACCCTCAACTGGTACAAACACCGTCGCCTTGAACAGGTCTATGGTCAACTCGCGAGTCTCTGCAATCAGTTGACGCAATGGGTTCAGCAGCACCCCGAGGCAGATTCACTGCTGCGGCGGTTGGGCACGCTCCTGCAAACCCAGCTGGAATCTCTCCATCCTCTCTTGAGCCATGAGGTGTGGCAACTGGACAAAGCCACCCAGACAGCAGGCCTAGCGGTAGTCCTCAAGCGAGTGATGGATCGCATTGAAAACTGGAAGCAGCGCAAACAACTGTGGATTCAAGTTCACAATCAACCTGTGCTCACCCTCAATGGTGACCTTAGCAAGCTGGAGTTAATCCTCTATGAATTGCTGCTTTTTGCCTGCCAGCGATCGCCCTCCCAAGGCCGCATTGACATTTGGTGCCAGCAAATGGAAGGTATGGGTCAGGGGGGGAAAATGGAGTCTTGGCTGGAACTCTCCATTACCGACAATGGGGAAGTGGAGCCACAGTTACTCATTAAACTGCACCAACTGGAGCATCTTGACTGGCTTGCTCCCTCTAGCCTTGATCAGCCCCCCGGGCGCCACCTCAAAATTTGCTGCCATCTTTGTCAACGCCTAGGCTACAGCCTCGACATGTATAAGTTAGAAGATGGCCGCTTCCTGAGTCGTCTGCTCATTCCCCTAAATAATGGCGACACGGGTACCTTCGAACTGCAATCTTCACAGCCACGCCAATGA
- a CDS encoding S-layer homology domain-containing protein, producing the protein MSSSTLALLVAVPAQAQSRFTDTQGIWAQACIDHLANRNIISGYPDGTFRPFAAVTRAEYAAMLGKAFPNAPVVRAPGTFNDVPSTFWAASAIQNATRTGFLSGYPGNVFQPNQNIPRVQAIVALASGLQYPTPPSVEGVLAQFNDAAAIPAYGRAGVAAATAKQVVVNYPNVQVFGPNQLATRADIAAFLCQATRAPGAQALVPTQYIAGAVTTSPIALPAGQQIPARFPDAERIVLSPSETLALRLVTAADVRDSQGRVVIPVGSEIFGQIQPAQGGSQFVANTVVINNRQLPIAANSQIIRTIRDARDPNIGNVFRNAAIGSAVAAGLSGLLGNQKITPLKVLTGAATGAAIETNQERPATSIIRDTLIGAALATGASAVIGDRKITPEKVITGAAAGATIGGVIDPAVRQLVVVDANTDLGLTLTQSFTVPQ; encoded by the coding sequence ATGAGTTCTAGTACCCTTGCCCTTCTGGTCGCTGTTCCGGCTCAAGCCCAATCCCGTTTTACCGATACCCAAGGTATTTGGGCACAGGCCTGTATTGACCACCTTGCCAATCGCAACATTATCAGCGGCTATCCCGATGGCACATTTCGCCCCTTTGCGGCAGTCACGCGGGCTGAATACGCAGCCATGCTGGGGAAGGCGTTTCCCAATGCCCCAGTGGTACGCGCCCCCGGTACGTTTAACGATGTCCCCAGCACGTTTTGGGCAGCGAGTGCGATTCAAAACGCCACCCGTACCGGCTTTTTGAGTGGCTACCCCGGCAATGTTTTTCAGCCCAATCAAAATATTCCTCGCGTTCAGGCAATTGTTGCCCTTGCCAGCGGCTTGCAGTATCCCACACCGCCTTCTGTGGAGGGGGTCTTAGCCCAGTTCAATGATGCGGCTGCGATTCCCGCCTATGGACGAGCCGGTGTAGCTGCGGCTACAGCTAAACAGGTGGTGGTCAACTATCCCAATGTGCAAGTTTTTGGCCCTAATCAACTGGCCACCCGTGCCGATATTGCGGCATTCCTTTGTCAGGCAACCCGTGCCCCCGGTGCCCAAGCCCTTGTCCCAACACAATACATTGCGGGTGCAGTCACCACTTCACCCATTGCACTGCCGGCTGGTCAACAGATTCCGGCTCGTTTTCCCGATGCAGAGCGGATTGTTCTGAGTCCCAGTGAAACGCTTGCCCTGCGCTTGGTGACGGCTGCCGATGTCCGCGATAGTCAGGGTCGAGTCGTGATTCCCGTGGGCAGTGAAATTTTTGGCCAGATCCAGCCCGCCCAAGGAGGCTCCCAGTTTGTGGCGAATACAGTAGTGATCAATAACCGCCAGCTACCGATCGCCGCCAATTCCCAAATCATTCGCACCATTCGCGATGCCCGTGACCCCAACATTGGCAATGTCTTCCGCAATGCGGCCATTGGGTCAGCGGTGGCTGCTGGATTGTCTGGCCTGCTGGGCAATCAAAAGATTACCCCCTTGAAGGTCCTTACGGGAGCAGCAACGGGCGCAGCCATTGAAACCAATCAGGAGCGTCCGGCAACTTCAATTATTCGGGATACCCTAATTGGGGCAGCCCTTGCCACCGGTGCTTCGGCGGTGATTGGCGATCGCAAGATTACGCCCGAAAAAGTGATTACCGGTGCTGCCGCCGGTGCCACGATTGGGGGTGTGATTGATCCGGCCGTGCGGCAACTAGTGGTTGTTGATGCCAATACGGATTTGGGCCTGACCCTGACTCAGTCCTTTACTGTCCCGCAATAG
- a CDS encoding DUF1818 family protein has product MELRVGQGWRVGRRSDQHYAGLVGAEDWATELTDSEFRAFVELFRQLHGQLQAIAPELMPEEMITLSGSNDAVHLELEGYPHAYSLHLIVLGDRRVEGTWPAPVPPDFLLACCELEHRIAKEQSLQ; this is encoded by the coding sequence ATGGAACTGCGAGTCGGACAAGGCTGGCGGGTGGGCCGGCGCAGTGATCAACACTATGCAGGTCTAGTGGGGGCAGAGGATTGGGCCACCGAACTCACTGACAGCGAGTTTAGGGCATTTGTGGAGTTATTTCGCCAACTCCATGGGCAGCTGCAGGCGATCGCCCCGGAATTGATGCCCGAGGAAATGATTACCCTCAGTGGTAGCAACGACGCGGTGCACTTGGAATTGGAGGGCTATCCCCATGCCTATAGCCTGCATCTGATTGTGTTGGGCGATCGCCGTGTTGAGGGTACATGGCCTGCCCCTGTGCCCCCCGACTTTCTCCTTGCCTGCTGTGAACTCGAGCACAGGATTGCGAAGGAGCAAAGTTTACAATAG
- a CDS encoding MlaE family lipid ABC transporter permease subunit, with the protein MKAMKWPRLRWRASQGVQRLGTAFLLAGQVTYHLLRGRIALRNLIEQMALVGPASLSVALITAAFVGMVFTIQVAREFITFGATSAVGGVLAIALARELGPVLTAVVLAGRVGSAFAAEIGTMKVTEQIDALYMLGTDPVDYLVVPRFIACVLMLPILNILALVTGLWGGLIIADYLYGIPRAIYIESIQNFLQTWDLWSSIIKSGIFGGVVAIIGCNWGITTTGGAKGVGQSTTAAVVISLLAIFILNFFLSWALFGGNSSLVPPL; encoded by the coding sequence ATGAAGGCGATGAAGTGGCCACGGCTACGCTGGCGTGCAAGTCAGGGTGTACAACGCTTGGGTACAGCCTTTCTCTTAGCGGGTCAAGTCACCTATCATTTGCTGCGGGGGCGGATTGCTCTGCGGAACTTGATTGAGCAAATGGCTTTGGTGGGGCCTGCTTCCCTCAGTGTTGCCCTGATTACAGCCGCTTTTGTGGGTATGGTGTTTACGATTCAGGTCGCCCGTGAATTTATTACCTTTGGTGCCACCTCTGCGGTAGGTGGGGTGCTGGCGATCGCCCTTGCACGGGAACTAGGGCCTGTGCTGACAGCAGTGGTGCTCGCCGGGCGGGTGGGCTCCGCCTTTGCGGCTGAAATTGGGACTATGAAAGTCACTGAGCAGATTGACGCCCTCTATATGTTAGGCACTGATCCCGTAGATTACTTGGTGGTGCCACGGTTTATTGCCTGTGTGCTCATGTTGCCAATTCTTAATATCTTAGCCCTGGTAACGGGCTTGTGGGGGGGCTTGATTATTGCTGATTATCTCTACGGTATTCCCCGGGCGATCTATATTGAGTCCATTCAGAACTTTCTGCAAACTTGGGATCTTTGGAGCTCAATTATCAAATCGGGCATTTTTGGTGGTGTGGTGGCCATCATTGGCTGCAATTGGGGCATTACAACCACAGGGGGCGCCAAGGGCGTCGGTCAATCCACCACGGCGGCGGTGGTGATCTCGCTCCTGGCCATTTTTATTCTCAACTTTTTCCTGTCTTGGGCACTCTTTGGCGGCAACAGTAGCCTCGTACCCCCGTTGTAG
- a CDS encoding NAD-dependent malic enzyme encodes MVKLTPTPAYSLTLRLETSLDPTELGTVLQIIGGQHGQVDSITLIEKTANKILRELVVVAASRDHAEAIVNAVKSDTQATVLEVSDRTFRLHEGGKITVKSKHPLQGYDDLAMAYTPGVGRVSQAIADDPDLVHKLTIKSHTIAIVSDGSAVLGLGNIGPEAALPVMEGKAMLFQEFAGLDAFPICLATQEVDEIVATVKRIAPVFGGINLEDISAPRCFEIEARLQEELDIPVFHDDQHGTAIVTLAALKNALQLVGKSLETVRIVINGAGAAGIAVARLLRKAGAKDLILCNRRGILSVQADLTPAQQEFAVAQTGTLADALVDADVFIGLSAPGVLTVEMVQRMAKEAIVFAMANPVPEIQPELISNHVAVVATGRSDYPNQINNVLAFPGVFKGTLACRAPRMTEEMFLAAAEAIAALVSPSELQAAYIIPSVFDPRVAAAVAQAVEACGRSLGLARA; translated from the coding sequence ATGGTTAAGCTAACCCCGACGCCTGCCTATAGTCTGACCCTGCGATTAGAGACCTCCTTAGATCCGACGGAATTGGGCACTGTTTTGCAGATCATTGGCGGGCAACACGGGCAAGTGGATTCCATTACGCTCATTGAGAAAACCGCCAATAAAATCCTACGGGAACTGGTGGTGGTGGCTGCCAGCCGCGATCATGCTGAGGCCATTGTCAATGCTGTCAAATCTGACACCCAAGCCACAGTGCTAGAGGTGAGCGATCGCACATTTCGCCTCCATGAGGGGGGCAAAATCACCGTTAAAAGCAAGCATCCTCTGCAAGGATATGACGATCTGGCGATGGCCTATACGCCGGGTGTGGGTCGGGTATCCCAGGCGATCGCTGACGATCCAGACTTGGTTCACAAACTCACGATTAAAAGCCATACCATTGCCATTGTCAGTGACGGGAGCGCTGTGTTGGGATTGGGCAATATCGGCCCAGAGGCTGCCCTACCGGTGATGGAGGGCAAAGCGATGCTCTTTCAAGAATTTGCTGGCTTGGACGCGTTTCCCATCTGCTTGGCCACCCAAGAGGTGGATGAAATCGTTGCCACTGTGAAGCGGATTGCCCCTGTCTTTGGGGGCATCAACCTGGAGGATATTAGTGCCCCCCGCTGCTTTGAGATAGAAGCCCGTCTGCAGGAAGAATTGGATATCCCTGTGTTTCACGATGACCAGCATGGCACTGCTATTGTCACCCTCGCTGCCCTCAAAAATGCCCTGCAATTGGTGGGTAAATCCTTAGAAACGGTGCGCATTGTTATTAATGGTGCAGGGGCAGCCGGGATTGCCGTGGCACGACTCCTGCGCAAAGCTGGGGCCAAAGACTTAATTTTATGTAATCGCCGCGGGATTCTCTCGGTGCAGGCAGACCTAACTCCTGCTCAACAGGAATTTGCTGTTGCCCAAACAGGAACCCTTGCCGATGCCCTTGTGGACGCCGATGTTTTCATTGGCTTGAGTGCCCCTGGCGTCCTCACCGTGGAAATGGTGCAGCGCATGGCCAAGGAAGCGATTGTTTTTGCGATGGCCAATCCCGTTCCGGAAATCCAACCCGAACTCATCTCTAACCATGTGGCGGTGGTGGCTACCGGCCGCAGTGACTATCCGAATCAAATCAACAATGTGCTGGCCTTTCCGGGGGTGTTTAAGGGTACCCTTGCCTGTCGGGCACCGCGAATGACCGAGGAGATGTTCCTCGCGGCAGCGGAGGCGATTGCGGCCTTGGTGAGTCCCTCTGAACTACAGGCCGCCTATATTATTCCCTCGGTGTTTGATCCACGGGTGGCAGCGGCGGTGGCCCAGGCAGTGGAGGCCTGCGGGCGATCGCTGGGGTTAGCGCGTGCCTAG